In Kordiimonas sp. SCSIO 12610, the following are encoded in one genomic region:
- a CDS encoding peroxiredoxin, producing MQIPAVTLKTRVRDESIGGDNPFRWQDVTTDDLFKGKKVVIFGLPGAFTPTCSSTHLPGYEEKYEELKALGVDDVICISVNDAFVMFQWGKHMGVEKVRLLPDGSGTLTSRLGMLVKKDNLGFGLRSWRYSALVEDGNITKMFVEPGLDDDFGADPFEVSDVDTMLAHLKG from the coding sequence ATGCAAATCCCCGCAGTTACGCTAAAAACCCGAGTTCGTGATGAAAGTATCGGTGGTGATAATCCATTTCGTTGGCAGGATGTAACGACTGACGATTTGTTCAAAGGCAAGAAAGTTGTGATTTTTGGCCTTCCCGGCGCTTTCACACCGACTTGTTCTTCCACGCACCTTCCGGGTTATGAAGAAAAATATGAAGAACTGAAGGCGCTCGGTGTTGATGACGTTATTTGCATAAGCGTAAACGATGCCTTCGTTATGTTTCAGTGGGGCAAACATATGGGCGTAGAGAAAGTGCGTTTACTTCCCGATGGCTCTGGCACGTTAACTTCACGCCTTGGTATGCTCGTGAAGAAAGACAACCTGGGCTTTGGCCTTCGGTCTTGGCGTTATTCTGCGCTTGTTGAAGACGGCAACATTACCAAAATGTTTGTAGAGCCCGGTCTTGATGATGATTTTGGCGCTGATCCATTTGAAGTATCAGACGTTGATACAATGCTTGCTCACCTCAAAGGTTAG
- a CDS encoding CarD family transcriptional regulator, protein MASKSDNHPFAVDDYIVYPKHGVGRIIELETQDIAGISLELYVIRFEKERMTLRVPTNKAESSGMRRLSSSATLKEAFTTLKGKARIKRTMWSRRAQEYEAKINSGDLVSIAEVVRDLHRSSDQPEQSYSERQIYEAALGRLARELAAVEEIDEEAAIVRLEAELAA, encoded by the coding sequence ATGGCAAGCAAATCAGATAACCATCCTTTTGCAGTTGATGATTATATTGTTTACCCAAAGCACGGTGTTGGCCGGATTATCGAATTAGAAACCCAGGATATTGCAGGAATTTCATTAGAGCTTTATGTCATTCGTTTTGAAAAAGAACGCATGACACTTCGCGTTCCAACAAATAAAGCAGAATCAAGCGGGATGCGTCGTTTGTCGTCCTCGGCGACATTGAAAGAAGCCTTTACTACACTCAAAGGTAAAGCGCGTATTAAACGGACAATGTGGTCACGCCGCGCACAAGAATATGAAGCAAAGATCAATTCTGGTGATCTTGTCTCTATTGCAGAAGTTGTTCGTGACTTACACAGAAGTTCTGATCAGCCTGAGCAATCATACAGCGAACGTCAGATATATGAAGCAGCATTGGGCCGCCTTGCGCGTGAGCTTGCTGCTGTTGAGGAAATCGACGAAGAAGCAGCGATTGTAAGACTAGAAGCAGAACTTGCTGCTTGA
- a CDS encoding helicase-related protein, with protein MVGVVKAVLGPTNTGKTHYAVERMLAYSSGVMGFPLRLLAREVYDKVVRAKGERQVALLTGEERIVPEGARYFLCTAEAMPRHAAVDFVAVDEVQMAADPQRGHVFTEHMLHTRGRNETLLLGAETMRSLILRLVPEVEILTRPRFSKLTHIKPAKLHRLPRRSAVVGFSASEVYGMAELMRRQKGGAAIVMGALSPRTRNSQVEMYQSGEVDYLIATDAIGMGLNMDIGHVAFGSLQKFDGRLFRDLRASEAAQIAGRAGRFKKDGTFSTLGGGMEPMDPMMIAQIEDHQFQPVKHIFWRNHRLDFNTISRLIRSLEMPATMEGLHRSRDSVDLLALKKLSEDEDIQNCATTPAAVQQLWDVCQIPDFKKLSMDEHISLLKRIFMDLMGKGGVISHDWFTRQVKRLDNTHGDIDTLAARIASIRIWTYVSHRKGWLEDAAHWAHVTRSVEDKLSDALHERLTQRFVDRRTAVLMRSLRQKGELSVSIDENTNQVSVEGHEIGELNGFSFRVEAGAARDDQKTLKAAAETALRAELTRRAKLFANVGFKTLEFDFTEGLAFPKIVWEGAPVATVHHSGAMFAPRVKLVTNTLLEGENAELVQSKIQEWLDTRIAEKLDPIVRLAQELNGEIEAPEGAAPLTGLARGIAYRLLENYGAMARTEIDNDLRQIDQEARKGLRRFGIRIGASSLYIPILLKPHATELRLMMWAMEKEMSALPGIPTPGMVWTETEETAPDAFYELAGFRVAGKKAVRMDMLERLADTVRPLGQEHGWFEVTPEIMGLVGLSGEDFANVMKAAGYNHEVRMVKAEVADNTAAETAEETTSVTENSEAEAAETPKAEAASGDEVSIAAKEETPENGNEAVANQAEESVSEEGEASKDDELTERYFFKWISKRRAPQKTGKPNQKFTNKGKGGKPRSGKGQNNKQGRQNQSFKPKKEKIADPDSPFAALAGLKDALSNKK; from the coding sequence ATGGTTGGTGTTGTTAAAGCGGTTCTCGGGCCAACAAATACCGGAAAAACTCATTATGCTGTTGAGCGTATGCTTGCATACTCAAGCGGTGTTATGGGGTTCCCTTTACGGCTTTTAGCGCGCGAGGTCTATGACAAGGTTGTACGCGCCAAAGGCGAGCGTCAGGTGGCGCTTCTTACCGGTGAAGAACGTATCGTTCCTGAAGGCGCGAGATATTTCCTGTGCACGGCGGAAGCCATGCCGCGCCATGCGGCGGTTGACTTTGTCGCGGTTGATGAGGTGCAGATGGCTGCAGATCCGCAGCGCGGCCATGTTTTCACCGAGCATATGCTTCATACGCGCGGCCGCAATGAAACACTTCTTTTGGGCGCAGAGACAATGCGTTCGCTTATTCTGCGGCTTGTGCCAGAAGTGGAAATCCTGACACGCCCTCGTTTTTCAAAATTAACCCATATCAAACCGGCAAAATTGCATCGACTGCCGCGAAGAAGCGCTGTTGTTGGTTTTTCGGCAAGCGAAGTTTACGGCATGGCAGAATTGATGCGTCGTCAAAAGGGCGGCGCCGCTATTGTGATGGGGGCGCTATCGCCGCGAACGCGCAATTCACAGGTTGAGATGTACCAATCAGGGGAAGTTGATTATCTGATTGCTACAGACGCAATCGGGATGGGCCTGAATATGGATATTGGCCATGTTGCCTTTGGCTCGCTTCAGAAATTTGATGGGCGCTTGTTCCGAGACTTGCGTGCTTCAGAGGCCGCGCAGATTGCTGGCCGCGCCGGACGCTTTAAAAAAGACGGAACCTTTTCAACCCTTGGCGGCGGTATGGAGCCAATGGACCCGATGATGATTGCCCAGATTGAGGATCATCAATTCCAACCGGTCAAGCATATCTTTTGGCGTAATCATCGGCTTGATTTTAACACGATTAGCAGGCTCATTCGTTCGCTGGAGATGCCAGCGACAATGGAGGGCCTCCACAGGTCTCGCGACTCGGTAGATTTATTAGCGCTTAAGAAATTATCAGAAGATGAAGACATTCAAAATTGTGCAACAACACCAGCCGCTGTTCAGCAGTTATGGGATGTTTGTCAGATCCCGGACTTTAAAAAGCTGTCAATGGACGAGCATATCAGCCTTTTGAAGCGCATTTTCATGGATTTAATGGGTAAAGGCGGCGTTATTTCGCATGATTGGTTCACAAGACAGGTGAAGCGACTTGACAATACGCACGGTGATATAGATACCTTGGCGGCACGAATTGCGAGTATTCGCATCTGGACCTATGTTTCGCATCGAAAAGGCTGGCTTGAAGATGCGGCACACTGGGCCCATGTAACCCGCAGTGTAGAAGATAAATTATCTGACGCATTGCATGAAAGATTAACACAGCGGTTTGTGGATCGTCGGACGGCGGTCCTCATGCGCTCGCTCAGGCAAAAGGGTGAACTCAGCGTGAGCATAGATGAAAATACAAATCAGGTCTCGGTTGAAGGCCATGAAATTGGTGAACTTAATGGCTTTTCTTTCCGCGTGGAAGCAGGGGCTGCACGTGATGACCAGAAGACCCTGAAGGCTGCTGCCGAAACAGCGCTCAGGGCTGAACTTACGCGCCGGGCAAAACTTTTTGCAAACGTAGGCTTTAAAACTCTGGAGTTTGATTTTACTGAAGGACTTGCTTTTCCGAAAATTGTTTGGGAGGGTGCGCCTGTGGCAACAGTTCATCATTCTGGGGCTATGTTTGCGCCGCGCGTGAAGTTAGTTACCAATACGCTTCTTGAGGGCGAGAATGCTGAACTGGTTCAATCGAAAATTCAGGAATGGTTAGACACACGCATTGCTGAGAAGCTTGACCCGATTGTGCGCTTGGCACAAGAACTGAACGGTGAGATTGAAGCCCCCGAAGGCGCAGCACCACTCACGGGCCTTGCGCGCGGAATTGCGTATCGTCTTCTTGAAAATTACGGCGCTATGGCACGAACCGAGATTGATAACGATCTTCGGCAGATTGATCAGGAAGCGCGTAAGGGCTTGCGCAGGTTTGGTATCCGTATCGGCGCATCAAGTTTGTATATTCCGATCCTTTTGAAACCACATGCGACTGAACTTCGCCTGATGATGTGGGCAATGGAAAAGGAAATGTCTGCACTTCCGGGGATTCCGACACCTGGAATGGTTTGGACAGAGACCGAGGAAACGGCGCCAGATGCGTTTTATGAACTTGCAGGTTTCCGTGTTGCAGGCAAAAAAGCCGTTCGTATGGACATGCTGGAGCGTTTGGCCGATACCGTGAGGCCACTTGGGCAGGAACATGGCTGGTTTGAAGTAACCCCTGAGATTATGGGCCTTGTTGGACTGTCAGGTGAAGATTTTGCCAATGTTATGAAAGCTGCGGGCTATAATCATGAAGTTCGTATGGTTAAAGCGGAAGTCGCTGATAACACTGCTGCTGAAACAGCAGAAGAAACCACCAGCGTTACAGAAAACAGTGAAGCAGAAGCGGCAGAAACGCCGAAAGCAGAGGCAGCTTCCGGTGATGAAGTTTCAATTGCTGCCAAAGAAGAAACGCCTGAGAACGGCAATGAGGCTGTGGCAAATCAAGCTGAAGAGAGCGTTTCAGAAGAGGGCGAAGCTTCTAAGGATGACGAATTAACAGAGCGTTATTTCTTCAAGTGGATTTCCAAACGACGCGCGCCGCAAAAAACAGGCAAACCAAACCAGAAATTCACGAATAAAGGTAAAGGGGGTAAACCCCGTTCTGGTAAAGGCCAGAATAACAAGCAAGGTCGTCAAAATCAGAGTTTTAAACCTAAGAAGGAAAAAATTGCTGATCCTGACTCGCCGTTTGCGGCACTCGCTGGTCTTAAGGACGCTTTGTCCAATAAGAAATAA
- a CDS encoding thermonuclease family protein yields MSFQITAQELDTSGLSACGSTKSIHSISGDSFKTEEIGKVSLDLLIAPKLWEDIAAYTSWPHATVSREYLNELLQGQNLKLYCDKRARDHRSVVRAHVLREDKVWVQYEMVKSGHAILYPHPSSAFIDTPEYQAIQKTERVARENRLGLWKLDAYQTINAENIKLLSNRTGQFLFVRGSVSSAAKVRKTIYLNFGDNWRRDFTVEIDEKTLKLFEKTNINPLTLENTIIEVRGWVDYKGGPRLELLSPAHLTIVKELE; encoded by the coding sequence ATGAGCTTTCAAATCACTGCTCAAGAGCTTGACACTTCCGGGTTATCTGCATGTGGTTCGACAAAATCAATTCATTCGATTAGCGGCGATAGCTTCAAGACAGAAGAGATTGGGAAAGTATCACTCGATTTACTTATTGCCCCCAAATTATGGGAAGATATTGCTGCTTACACATCATGGCCGCATGCAACTGTTTCAAGAGAATATTTAAATGAGCTTCTTCAAGGTCAAAACCTAAAGCTATACTGCGATAAAAGGGCAAGGGATCATAGATCCGTCGTACGGGCACATGTGCTGAGAGAAGACAAAGTTTGGGTTCAGTATGAAATGGTTAAATCCGGTCATGCCATTCTATACCCACATCCCTCGTCCGCTTTTATTGATACACCTGAATATCAGGCAATTCAAAAAACAGAACGAGTTGCAAGAGAAAACAGGCTCGGATTATGGAAACTTGATGCCTATCAAACAATCAATGCAGAAAATATCAAACTACTCTCAAATCGTACCGGGCAATTTCTGTTTGTTCGCGGATCGGTATCCAGTGCCGCCAAAGTCAGAAAGACAATATATTTGAATTTTGGCGATAACTGGCGCCGTGATTTTACAGTTGAGATTGATGAAAAAACCCTGAAACTATTTGAAAAGACAAATATAAACCCTCTAACCTTGGAAAACACCATAATCGAAGTGAGAGGCTGGGTTGATTATAAAGGTGGGCCGAGGTTGGAACTCTTATCACCAGCCCATCTAACGATCGTAAAAGAGCTAGAGTAG
- a CDS encoding RNA-binding S4 domain-containing protein: METGTSSDQIRLDKWLWYARFFKTRSLASKICKARKIRINGIVSSKASATVKVGDVLTFPKADKIKIVKIEDIGQRRGPAPEAQALYTDLSEPDLSDPQNSTEKTTDYSKPVREPGSGRPTKAERRAIDRLMEIDR; the protein is encoded by the coding sequence ATGGAAACGGGCACGTCATCAGACCAAATCAGACTTGATAAATGGCTGTGGTATGCCCGTTTTTTTAAAACACGTTCGCTTGCATCCAAAATCTGTAAAGCTCGTAAAATCCGCATCAATGGTATTGTCTCTTCCAAGGCAAGTGCTACCGTAAAGGTTGGGGATGTTCTGACTTTTCCTAAGGCCGATAAAATAAAAATTGTCAAAATAGAAGATATAGGACAACGGCGCGGCCCTGCGCCTGAGGCGCAGGCTTTATATACTGATCTAAGCGAGCCGGATCTTAGTGACCCTCAGAATAGTACCGAGAAAACAACTGATTATTCTAAGCCAGTGCGTGAACCGGGTTCTGGCCGTCCAACAAAAGCGGAACGAAGAGCAATCGATCGATTGATGGAGATCGACAGATAA
- a CDS encoding TIGR03862 family flavoprotein: MKIAIIGAGPSGLMAAEILGSNGYQVDIFERMPTPARKFLMAGKSGLNITHNEPFDAFLSRYNEYEKYLSAPIKSHSPGDIQNWMKGLGNEPFVGSSGRVFPKVMKASPLLRAWIKRLEMCRVKLFTRHHWTGWNNDGQLVFNTPNGDQFHDYGVTILALGGASWPKLGSTGDWGDYLRNHNIKVTNFAPSNCGFTVNWSKHLIDNFAGTPVKNIKVSIKDNRGETHCTQGDLMIASYGVEGGPTYTLSRFAREKLQAGQNTYFELDLAPDRSEADITKALSKPRGKKSMSTHLKRSVGIAGVKSALLYECRPKQTLHSGDIPALAKAIKSTRIKLETPRPIEEAISSAGGVCFSGLDENLMVKDKPGLFCAGEMIDWEAPTGGYLITACLAQGKQAAEGVLKWLKTHNQNP, encoded by the coding sequence GTGAAAATTGCAATCATTGGCGCTGGGCCATCTGGATTAATGGCAGCGGAAATATTAGGTTCAAATGGATATCAGGTTGATATTTTTGAGCGTATGCCAACGCCTGCGCGCAAATTCCTGATGGCTGGTAAATCGGGATTAAACATCACCCACAACGAACCATTTGATGCTTTTCTTTCGCGCTATAATGAATATGAAAAATATTTAAGCGCACCCATTAAGAGCCATTCACCCGGCGATATACAGAATTGGATGAAAGGGTTAGGTAACGAGCCATTTGTTGGCAGCTCTGGTCGCGTCTTTCCAAAAGTAATGAAAGCATCACCCTTATTGAGGGCCTGGATCAAGCGCCTCGAAATGTGCAGGGTAAAACTCTTCACGCGGCATCATTGGACAGGTTGGAACAATGATGGGCAATTAGTGTTCAACACGCCAAACGGCGATCAATTCCATGACTACGGCGTCACCATCCTCGCACTTGGGGGCGCAAGCTGGCCAAAACTTGGTAGTACAGGAGACTGGGGCGATTACTTAAGAAACCACAATATTAAAGTTACCAATTTTGCGCCATCCAACTGTGGGTTCACTGTTAACTGGAGCAAACATTTAATCGACAATTTCGCTGGCACACCCGTGAAAAATATCAAAGTATCAATTAAAGATAATAGGGGCGAAACACACTGCACACAAGGCGATTTGATGATCGCCAGTTACGGCGTAGAGGGTGGTCCCACATATACACTCTCGCGCTTTGCCCGGGAAAAACTACAAGCTGGTCAAAATACATATTTTGAACTTGATCTGGCGCCTGATCGCTCAGAAGCGGATATTACAAAAGCCCTCTCTAAACCACGCGGCAAAAAATCAATGTCAACGCACCTAAAACGGTCTGTTGGCATAGCAGGGGTTAAATCCGCATTACTTTATGAATGCCGGCCAAAACAAACACTACACTCAGGTGATATACCGGCGCTTGCAAAAGCCATTAAATCCACGCGTATAAAATTGGAAACACCCAGACCAATAGAAGAAGCCATAAGTAGCGCTGGCGGCGTGTGTTTTTCAGGTCTTGATGAAAACCTTATGGTCAAAGACAAACCGGGTCTATTCTGTGCTGGAGAAATGATTGATTGGGAAGCTCCAACCGGGGGTTACTTAATCACCGCATGCCTGGCACAAGGCAAACAAGCAGCAGAAGGCGTTCTAAAATGGCTCAAAACACACAATCAAAACCCATAG
- the phoU gene encoding phosphate signaling complex protein PhoU, protein MVTTQHIVTAYDDELEALDRMVAEMGGRVEQLLSDAVSGLIRSDAETAQNVVAEDKNIDQLELDINQQATQLLALRQPMAADLRAVVASLKIANDLERMGDYSKNIAKRTITLSNTSFMPSMSRSIENISRMVGDMISNVLDAYRKRNSELAKDVIAQDESVDQLYTSLFREILTYMMEDPRNITICTHYLFIVKNIERIGDHATNIAEQIYYVAEGAPYEEGHPYADETSNIT, encoded by the coding sequence ATGGTTACAACTCAACATATTGTAACTGCCTATGATGATGAATTGGAAGCGCTCGACCGGATGGTCGCGGAAATGGGTGGCCGCGTTGAACAGTTATTGTCGGATGCTGTCTCTGGCCTTATCAGAAGCGACGCTGAAACGGCACAAAATGTAGTTGCCGAAGATAAAAATATTGATCAGCTGGAATTAGACATCAATCAACAAGCCACGCAGTTGCTTGCTCTCAGGCAACCGATGGCTGCTGACTTGCGGGCTGTTGTTGCTTCCTTAAAAATCGCCAATGACCTTGAACGTATGGGCGATTATTCCAAGAATATCGCAAAACGCACAATTACACTGTCAAACACGTCCTTCATGCCCTCCATGTCGCGTTCAATTGAAAATATCAGTCGGATGGTCGGGGACATGATTAGCAATGTATTAGACGCCTATCGTAAGCGTAACAGTGAACTCGCCAAGGATGTGATTGCGCAGGACGAAAGCGTAGATCAACTTTACACATCTTTGTTTCGGGAAATCCTCACCTATATGATGGAGGATCCTCGCAACATCACGATTTGCACACATTATCTGTTCATCGTTAAAAATATTGAGCGGATCGGTGACCATGCAACAAATATTGCTGAGCAAATTTATTATGTAGCGGAAGGTGCCCCCTACGAGGAGGGTCACCCCTACGCAGATGAAACAAGCAACATTACATAA
- the pstB gene encoding phosphate ABC transporter ATP-binding protein PstB yields MSAEANAKIIVQGVDVSYGDHIALKNIDLNIISNKVTSLIGPSGCGKTTFLRCINRMNDLISACSVEGSITLDGYDIYDPSVDVEVLRRKVGMVFQKPNPFPKSIYDNVAYGVKIHGLAKDKEELDAIVETSLERAGLWEEVAGRLDTSGTSLSGGQQQRLCIARAIAISPEVILMDEPCSALDPIATARIEELIHELKERYTIVIVTHSMQQAARVSDYTAFFHEGDLVEKGETGALFTNPNDKRTEAYITGRIG; encoded by the coding sequence ATGTCCGCAGAAGCTAATGCCAAAATTATCGTACAAGGTGTCGATGTTTCATATGGTGACCATATTGCGCTTAAAAATATTGATTTGAATATTATAAGCAACAAGGTCACATCATTGATCGGCCCTTCCGGTTGCGGGAAGACAACATTTCTTCGGTGTATAAACCGAATGAACGACCTGATCAGTGCATGTTCTGTCGAAGGGTCTATTACCCTTGACGGATATGACATCTATGACCCAAGTGTTGATGTAGAAGTGCTTAGGCGCAAGGTCGGTATGGTTTTTCAAAAACCAAATCCATTTCCAAAGTCCATTTATGATAATGTTGCATACGGCGTTAAAATTCATGGCCTCGCAAAAGACAAGGAAGAGTTAGACGCTATTGTAGAAACCAGTCTGGAACGGGCAGGTTTGTGGGAAGAAGTAGCGGGGCGCCTCGACACATCAGGCACCAGCCTATCAGGAGGGCAGCAGCAGCGGCTTTGTATTGCGCGTGCAATCGCAATATCACCGGAAGTTATTTTGATGGACGAGCCTTGTTCTGCGCTGGACCCTATCGCAACAGCCAGAATTGAAGAGCTGATTCATGAACTGAAAGAACGTTATACGATTGTGATCGTAACCCATTCTATGCAGCAAGCAGCCCGCGTGTCCGACTATACTGCTTTCTTTCATGAGGGTGATCTGGTAGAAAAAGGGGAAACAGGCGCGTTGTTCACCAACCCGAATGACAAACGCACCGAAGCCTACATTACAGGGCGTATCGGTTAA
- the fdxA gene encoding ferredoxin FdxA — protein MTYIVTEACIKCKYMDCVEVCPVDCFYEGENMLVINPNECIDCGVCEPECPAEAILPDTEDGLEEMLELNTKYSEEWPNITVKGEQPADADDWKDKEGKMELFSANPGAGS, from the coding sequence ATGACATACATTGTAACTGAAGCTTGCATTAAATGTAAGTATATGGACTGTGTTGAGGTATGCCCTGTTGACTGTTTCTATGAGGGTGAAAATATGCTCGTTATTAACCCGAACGAGTGTATTGATTGCGGCGTTTGCGAGCCTGAGTGCCCTGCTGAAGCGATTCTTCCTGATACTGAGGACGGTCTTGAGGAAATGCTTGAGTTGAACACAAAATATTCGGAAGAATGGCCAAATATTACAGTTAAAGGTGAACAACCTGCTGATGCCGATGATTGGAAAGACAAAGAAGGCAAGATGGAGCTGTTCTCTGCAAATCCAGGTGCAGGAAGTTAA
- the rpmB gene encoding 50S ribosomal protein L28, with the protein MARVCELTGKRVMTGNNVSHANNRTRRRFLPNLTKATLISETLGRSVSFRLSTHALRSVEHNHGLDNFLLKARDADLSANALKIKKEIKKKQAAAK; encoded by the coding sequence ATGGCTCGTGTATGCGAACTCACTGGTAAACGCGTAATGACTGGTAACAATGTTTCTCACGCAAACAACAGAACTCGTCGTCGTTTCCTACCAAACCTTACTAAAGCAACTTTGATTTCTGAAACTCTTGGACGCTCCGTTTCATTCCGCCTATCTACACATGCGCTCAGAAGCGTAGAGCACAACCACGGTCTCGATAATTTTCTTCTAAAAGCACGTGATGCTGACCTTTCAGCAAATGCTTTGAAAATCAAAAAAGAAATCAAGAAAAAACAAGCTGCTGCAAAATAA